The Sphingobacterium bambusae genome includes a window with the following:
- a CDS encoding YnfA family protein has protein sequence MLKSIPIFLLAGLCEIGGGYLIWLWLKEGKPWWIGLLGALILVCYGVVATWQTENFARVYATYGGFFIVMSILWAMKFDGFSPDRYDIIGAAIALLGVCIIYYAPRPS, from the coding sequence ATGCTAAAATCGATACCTATATTTCTTCTTGCTGGCCTTTGTGAAATCGGAGGAGGCTACCTCATTTGGCTTTGGTTGAAAGAGGGCAAACCTTGGTGGATAGGTTTGCTTGGCGCACTTATCTTGGTCTGCTACGGCGTAGTAGCCACCTGGCAAACCGAAAACTTCGCTCGAGTATATGCCACCTACGGTGGATTTTTTATTGTCATGTCAATTTTGTGGGCAATGAAGTTTGATGGATTTTCGCCAGATCGCTATGACATCATTGGTGCTGCCATCGCATTACTTGGTGTATGTATTATTTACTATGCCCCACGTCCGTCTTAA
- a CDS encoding metallophosphoesterase, whose product MKHFVLSLLIICCFSTFAQEIQRRLILFGDAGEINEEQEGLLEDAANLVISNKTSVFFLGDNIYPLGMGLTKDEAEHTGAILRSQYGAFVQKGSPTYFIAGNHDWDKSGPQGLAKVKAQAAFLKNQGEALVKFLPEPGTAELATLPLTDKVIAVLYDSEYWLFPHHNHPDSALEGVVRETFLKVLRQLIQQNSDKTILLISHHPMQSYGEHAVKFSWRDHLFPLTRKWKSAYVPLPVLGSIYPLLRSTVLRSAEDLPHPHYKRLVRDVYEQVGDHQNVIFISGHDHGLQYIEREGRKQIVSGSGAKTSFISGGKGSKYRHNEQGFCTLDCLDDGSLNLSFYIYSNQQVKKAYEKSITVN is encoded by the coding sequence ATGAAGCATTTTGTACTATCGTTGCTTATCATCTGTTGTTTCTCGACTTTTGCTCAAGAAATCCAGCGCAGGTTGATCTTATTTGGTGATGCTGGAGAGATCAATGAAGAACAGGAAGGCCTTTTGGAGGATGCCGCTAACTTGGTGATTTCTAACAAAACATCTGTTTTTTTTCTCGGAGATAATATATACCCGTTGGGTATGGGCTTGACGAAAGATGAGGCGGAGCATACAGGAGCGATTCTGCGCTCGCAATATGGCGCATTTGTCCAAAAGGGATCACCCACTTATTTCATTGCAGGAAACCATGATTGGGACAAGTCTGGTCCGCAGGGATTGGCAAAGGTAAAGGCGCAAGCAGCATTTCTGAAGAATCAAGGTGAAGCGCTAGTAAAGTTTTTACCTGAACCCGGTACAGCCGAACTGGCTACGCTGCCTTTAACAGATAAGGTTATAGCAGTTTTATATGACAGTGAATATTGGTTATTTCCGCATCACAACCATCCAGATTCTGCTTTGGAAGGCGTTGTTAGGGAGACGTTCTTAAAAGTTTTACGGCAGCTTATTCAACAAAATAGTGATAAGACCATATTGTTGATCTCCCATCATCCCATGCAGTCCTATGGAGAGCATGCTGTTAAATTCAGTTGGCGAGATCATCTATTTCCATTGACGCGTAAATGGAAGTCTGCCTATGTTCCGTTACCGGTTTTGGGATCTATTTACCCGCTATTGCGATCAACCGTATTGCGAAGTGCCGAAGACTTGCCCCATCCCCATTACAAGCGACTAGTGCGCGATGTTTACGAGCAGGTTGGGGATCATCAAAATGTAATCTTTATTTCGGGGCATGACCATGGCCTGCAATATATCGAACGAGAAGGACGGAAGCAAATTGTCAGCGGCTCAGGGGCGAAGACATCCTTTATAAGCGGAGGGAAAGGTTCTAAGTACCGGCACAACGAACAGGGCTTTTGTACCTTGGATTGCTTGGATGACGGCAGCTTGAATCTTTCTTTTTATATTTACAGCAATCAACAGGTTAAAAAAGCTTACGAAAAATCGATTACCGTTAATTAG
- a CDS encoding efflux RND transporter permease subunit gives MFEKFIKRPVLAIVLSIVIIFMGILAISTLPISQFPDIAPPVVVVNIAYPGASANVLTESVLIPMEKSINGTPGMKYMTSDATSAGEATIMVYFDLGTDPSQAMVNVKTRIEQVTNRLPELVQREGLVVSYTSPNMLMYVNVFSKDPNADQKFLYNFANVNVIPEISRLKGVGSAKILGSRIYAMRVWLNPERMRAYNVSTDEVMEAMSQQSIIGTPGRIGQSTGKRSQSLEYVLTYKGRYNKIEQYENIIIRANAEGENLKLKDIGTVELGSEFYDIYSNLDGLPSASITLKQNYGSNANEVIKEVKSKLEEIKAASFPPGMDYKITYDVSNFLNASIDKVVHTLVEAFILVALVVFLFLGDWRSTLIPTIAVPVSLIGAFMFMQVFGLTINLITLFALVLAIGVVVDDAIVVVEAVHAKMHEKHLPPYQAVVEVIREISGAVIAITLLMTAVFIPVAFMAGPVGVFFRQFAITMACSIVISGFVALTLTPVLCAMILKNNHGKAKKKSPVDKFIDAFNKRFDRLNLRYALFLKKIVNRRLLTFLILAAFSVGIFGISGTLPSGFIPNEDQGMIYAIVQTPPGSTLERTNDVARQLQKLTEHIDGVASVTALAGYEVLTEGRGSNAGTCLIELKDWSERKETVSEIIEELEVKAKEISGATIEFFGPPAVPGYGAAGGFSLRLLDKTNSDDYKELEKVNDEFMKALEKRKELTGLFTFFSANYPQYELEIDNEAAMQKGVNIENAMNNLSILIGSTYEQGFIRFGTFYKVYVQGSPESRALPEDVMKLYVKNNKDEMVPYSSFMKMTKTHGLNEITRYNMYPSSAIKGEPAKGYSTGEAIKAIQEVAKQTLPRGYDIGWEGLTKDETARGNEAIYIFLIVLGFVYLVLAAQYESFILPLSVILSLPAGIFGTFLLLKLMGLANDIYAQVGLVMLVGLLGKNAVLIVEFAMQKHAEGMTIYKAAIEGARVRFRPILMTSFAFIAGMIPMIFAHGPGAIGNQTIGAAAAGGMLLGTIFGVIIVPGLYFIFGSIAGKRKLIKHESEQPLLEEIENPLLEEIEN, from the coding sequence ATGTTTGAAAAATTTATTAAGAGACCGGTACTAGCCATTGTGCTATCTATCGTAATCATATTTATGGGGATTTTGGCCATCAGTACGCTGCCCATCTCCCAGTTCCCCGACATTGCTCCTCCCGTGGTGGTCGTCAACATCGCCTACCCTGGAGCAAGTGCTAATGTATTGACCGAATCTGTACTGATTCCGATGGAAAAATCCATCAACGGCACGCCGGGCATGAAATACATGACCTCCGACGCCACCAGCGCTGGCGAAGCAACCATCATGGTTTATTTTGATCTAGGCACCGATCCTAGTCAAGCGATGGTCAATGTTAAAACTCGCATTGAGCAGGTCACCAACCGATTGCCAGAGCTTGTACAACGCGAAGGACTTGTCGTTAGTTATACATCACCCAACATGCTGATGTATGTCAATGTATTCAGCAAAGACCCCAACGCGGATCAGAAGTTCCTCTATAACTTTGCGAATGTAAACGTTATTCCGGAAATCAGCCGATTAAAAGGTGTCGGCAGTGCCAAGATACTGGGAAGCCGTATTTATGCCATGCGCGTGTGGCTCAATCCAGAACGTATGCGAGCCTACAACGTATCGACCGACGAAGTGATGGAAGCAATGAGTCAACAGAGCATCATCGGAACGCCTGGACGTATCGGACAGAGTACGGGAAAACGTTCGCAATCCTTGGAATATGTATTAACCTACAAAGGTCGCTACAACAAGATTGAGCAGTACGAAAATATCATTATCCGCGCCAACGCCGAAGGCGAAAACCTGAAGCTAAAAGATATAGGTACCGTGGAGCTCGGCAGTGAATTTTACGATATATATTCGAATCTTGATGGCCTACCATCTGCATCCATCACGCTTAAGCAAAACTATGGAAGTAATGCCAACGAGGTCATCAAGGAGGTGAAAAGCAAGCTCGAAGAGATAAAAGCGGCCTCTTTCCCTCCAGGAATGGACTACAAGATTACCTACGATGTGTCCAACTTCTTGAATGCGTCAATTGATAAAGTGGTGCATACCCTTGTCGAGGCCTTTATCCTTGTCGCGTTGGTGGTCTTCCTATTTTTGGGCGACTGGCGTTCTACCTTGATCCCCACCATCGCCGTTCCCGTATCCCTGATCGGCGCGTTTATGTTCATGCAGGTATTCGGCTTGACAATCAATCTTATCACGCTATTTGCATTGGTACTTGCCATAGGCGTCGTGGTCGATGATGCTATCGTGGTCGTGGAGGCCGTGCATGCCAAGATGCACGAAAAGCACCTTCCTCCCTATCAAGCAGTCGTGGAGGTTATCCGCGAAATTAGCGGCGCCGTTATCGCCATCACCTTGTTGATGACTGCTGTGTTTATTCCTGTAGCCTTTATGGCAGGACCGGTAGGTGTTTTCTTTAGGCAATTTGCGATCACCATGGCTTGCTCCATCGTGATCTCCGGCTTTGTCGCCTTAACATTAACGCCGGTACTTTGTGCCATGATCCTGAAGAATAATCATGGCAAAGCGAAGAAGAAAAGTCCTGTTGATAAATTTATTGACGCGTTTAATAAGCGCTTCGATCGCCTTAACTTACGTTATGCACTCTTTCTGAAAAAGATTGTAAATCGCCGCTTGCTTACTTTCCTTATCCTTGCAGCCTTCTCTGTCGGCATATTTGGGATATCTGGAACCTTGCCCAGTGGTTTTATCCCCAATGAAGACCAAGGGATGATCTACGCCATCGTACAGACGCCGCCGGGATCTACGCTAGAGCGCACCAATGACGTTGCTCGGCAGCTGCAAAAGCTTACCGAACATATCGATGGTGTAGCGTCCGTCACTGCGTTGGCGGGCTATGAAGTGTTGACCGAAGGCCGCGGATCTAATGCCGGCACCTGTTTGATCGAGCTGAAAGATTGGTCGGAAAGAAAGGAAACGGTATCCGAAATTATTGAGGAACTCGAAGTGAAGGCCAAAGAGATATCTGGCGCTACCATCGAGTTTTTCGGTCCTCCGGCTGTGCCCGGTTACGGAGCCGCAGGTGGGTTCTCGCTTCGCCTGCTGGACAAGACCAACTCCGACGACTACAAGGAATTGGAAAAGGTAAACGATGAGTTTATGAAAGCACTAGAAAAACGGAAGGAGCTTACCGGTCTATTTACATTCTTCAGCGCAAACTATCCGCAGTATGAGCTAGAAATAGACAACGAAGCCGCCATGCAGAAGGGGGTGAACATTGAGAATGCGATGAACAACCTATCCATACTAATCGGCAGTACCTACGAGCAAGGTTTTATCCGCTTTGGTACGTTCTACAAAGTATATGTGCAAGGCTCACCCGAATCGAGAGCCCTTCCAGAGGATGTGATGAAGCTTTACGTCAAAAACAACAAAGATGAGATGGTTCCTTATTCCTCTTTCATGAAAATGACCAAAACACATGGCCTAAACGAGATCACACGATATAATATGTATCCTTCTTCAGCCATCAAGGGCGAACCGGCAAAGGGTTACAGCACCGGCGAAGCGATTAAAGCTATCCAAGAGGTCGCCAAACAAACGCTACCACGCGGCTACGATATCGGCTGGGAAGGCTTAACAAAAGACGAAACAGCCCGTGGCAACGAGGCTATTTACATCTTCCTGATTGTTTTGGGCTTCGTGTATTTGGTACTAGCCGCACAATATGAAAGCTTTATCTTACCGCTCTCCGTCATCCTGTCCCTGCCGGCTGGAATCTTCGGCACTTTCCTATTATTGAAGCTCATGGGATTGGCCAACGACATCTACGCCCAAGTAGGATTAGTCATGCTTGTAGGCCTCTTGGGTAAGAATGCCGTATTGATCGTCGAGTTTGCCATGCAGAAGCATGCGGAAGGTATGACCATCTATAAGGCGGCGATCGAAGGTGCGCGCGTGCGTTTTCGTCCTATTTTAATGACTTCTTTTGCCTTCATCGCCGGGATGATCCCTATGATCTTTGCACATGGTCCGGGTGCCATTGGCAACCAAACAATCGGGGCCGCCGCTGCCGGAGGAATGCTATTGGGTACTATTTTCGGCGTCATCATCGTGCCTGGTCTCTACTTTATTTTTGGAAGCATTGCCGGCAAACGTAAATTGATAAAACACGAAAGTGAACAACCCTTATTGGAAGAAATTGAAAATCCTTTATTGGAAGAAATAGAAAACTAA
- a CDS encoding S41 family peptidase codes for MKPISSWKVAGVPHVSLDSAYGEPFLRIANSQPEDNSYYTYSILQQSDHTRTFHLTYEIRGDVLKEAYSDVWVNIYEGKNILYTILLGCSPAKKWTSCSRMFAVPAEATRIRIGMRLNGAGATFWRSFSLVEEHHAVENSAQQLRTVEMVVDTLCRYSLYRDNIARDSILPVARELARVNIQDAVSYLLGKLRDKHGSVNWDTEVSFATKHKQVLPSSKQLAEGSIRYIGIPTLRVSNDEFYETYAKSLYDITSSLEEERLVLDLRGNGGGVLWPMLSGISPLLPDGTQAYFSYVSGEKRPIQLLDGKAFSNDASFHKVKREKYLKTDRLQKVLFLVDEKTASSAEMLAAVLASYPAFKLLGEPTAGFLTGVSTYALDGGPELRISTSRFLDRMGNEVGEKLQPTPFPKNKAVDIDQWDQADWDAIFDQYWGD; via the coding sequence ATGAAGCCGATATCATCTTGGAAAGTTGCTGGCGTGCCGCATGTGTCTTTGGATAGTGCATATGGTGAACCTTTCCTTCGTATCGCTAACAGTCAGCCTGAAGACAACAGTTACTACACCTACTCTATACTGCAACAATCCGACCATACAAGGACATTTCATCTCACTTATGAGATAAGAGGGGATGTGTTGAAGGAGGCCTATAGTGATGTGTGGGTTAATATTTACGAAGGGAAAAATATACTGTATACCATATTATTGGGATGTTCACCTGCTAAAAAATGGACATCCTGCAGCCGGATGTTTGCGGTACCAGCGGAGGCCACGCGCATCCGCATTGGAATGCGCTTAAATGGAGCAGGCGCAACATTTTGGCGCTCCTTTAGTCTTGTCGAGGAACACCATGCGGTAGAAAACTCAGCACAGCAACTACGTACAGTGGAAATGGTGGTCGACACTCTTTGCAGATATTCATTATACCGAGATAATATAGCCCGGGATTCGATTTTGCCTGTCGCTCGAGAACTTGCACGTGTTAATATACAGGATGCCGTTTCCTATCTATTAGGTAAGTTGCGAGATAAGCATGGTAGTGTAAACTGGGATACTGAAGTTTCGTTTGCAACGAAACATAAACAGGTATTGCCTAGTTCGAAACAGCTTGCTGAGGGTTCCATTCGATACATCGGTATACCTACGCTGAGGGTTTCTAACGACGAGTTTTATGAGACCTATGCGAAAAGTCTTTATGACATCACATCCTCGCTAGAGGAAGAACGGCTTGTGTTGGATTTGCGCGGAAATGGAGGAGGCGTTTTGTGGCCAATGTTGTCGGGGATTTCACCCTTATTGCCAGATGGTACACAGGCTTATTTCTCCTATGTTTCGGGAGAAAAAAGACCCATTCAACTTCTTGATGGAAAGGCTTTCTCGAATGATGCGTCCTTTCATAAAGTGAAACGGGAAAAATACTTAAAGACGGATCGGTTACAAAAAGTGCTCTTTCTTGTCGATGAAAAAACGGCAAGTTCGGCGGAAATGCTTGCCGCGGTTTTAGCAAGTTATCCAGCGTTTAAGTTGCTGGGAGAGCCTACAGCTGGTTTTCTAACAGGCGTGTCTACCTACGCGTTGGATGGTGGACCTGAGCTAAGGATAAGTACATCTCGGTTCTTAGATAGGATGGGTAATGAGGTAGGGGAAAAATTGCAGCCTACACCGTTTCCTAAAAATAAGGCTGTAGATATTGATCAATGGGATCAGGCCGACTGGGATGCTATTTTCGATCAATATTGGGGCGATTAG
- a CDS encoding RNA polymerase sigma factor: protein MDNLYIEKVLAGDRHAFRYFIHTYKDMAFSVALSLVKQEHLAEEVAQEAFLQAYLSLGSFKRQAKFSTWLYRIVVRCGYKMLQRNNIPSVELQLDVHDQAYEETAFDQLLQAEQRQLVNEALLRIPANESLALRLFYLEELSLQELCEITGWTLANVKVVLYRARKHMYQELGKLMKSPYYGT from the coding sequence ATGGATAACCTCTATATCGAGAAAGTTTTAGCGGGAGATCGCCATGCCTTTCGGTATTTTATACATACCTACAAGGACATGGCTTTTTCTGTTGCATTATCGTTAGTAAAGCAGGAACATCTTGCGGAGGAAGTGGCTCAGGAAGCATTTCTGCAGGCTTATCTTTCTTTAGGAAGTTTTAAACGGCAAGCAAAGTTTAGCACTTGGCTTTATCGGATTGTTGTACGATGTGGATATAAGATGCTGCAAAGGAACAATATTCCATCTGTCGAGCTTCAGCTGGATGTGCACGACCAAGCCTACGAAGAAACTGCCTTCGACCAACTGTTGCAAGCAGAACAGAGACAGCTGGTGAATGAAGCTTTGTTGCGCATTCCGGCGAATGAGAGCTTGGCCTTGCGTCTTTTTTATTTGGAAGAGTTATCTCTTCAGGAACTTTGCGAGATAACTGGATGGACCCTCGCAAACGTTAAGGTTGTCTTGTATCGTGCGCGTAAGCACATGTATCAAGAACTAGGTAAACTTATGAAATCCCCTTATTATGGAACATAA
- a CDS encoding SdiA-regulated domain-containing protein: MRNCLTFTLLSMGVFFLQLACRPTSSASSSSPGQITKSFPYDLAAGRHDDMPKSLAEISGITFHPSRSQLIYAIQDEDGILYSYDRSQKKVLESFTFGKPGDYEDLITDGDFFYILRSDGTLFSFPFGYLGQRDQVKSFKGLLPKGEYESLGMYSSKRELYVLCKECPVDKKSGNLTGYTLLMGDGGDLKRGGQFTIPMTSIQKLDPDVRKTIKPSAMTRKASTNEWYILSSIDKLLLITDSAFRPLEVIRFSREDFEQPEGIAFDEQENLFISSEAGKQNRGRIYQFNKK, from the coding sequence ATGAGAAACTGCTTGACATTTACACTGCTGTCAATGGGTGTGTTCTTTTTACAATTGGCCTGTCGGCCAACCAGTAGCGCTTCCAGCAGCAGCCCCGGACAAATCACAAAGAGTTTTCCTTACGATTTGGCTGCGGGAAGACATGACGACATGCCAAAATCCCTAGCAGAGATATCCGGAATAACTTTTCATCCAAGTAGATCCCAGCTTATCTATGCTATTCAAGATGAAGATGGTATCCTTTATAGTTATGACCGATCCCAAAAGAAGGTATTGGAGTCGTTCACTTTCGGCAAGCCGGGCGATTATGAAGACCTGATCACCGACGGAGATTTTTTCTACATCTTGCGTAGCGACGGCACCTTGTTTAGTTTTCCTTTTGGTTACCTCGGGCAGCGAGATCAGGTTAAGAGTTTTAAAGGACTGTTGCCAAAAGGAGAGTACGAGTCTCTCGGGATGTATTCATCGAAAAGGGAATTATATGTGTTGTGCAAGGAATGTCCCGTCGATAAGAAAAGTGGAAACCTAACGGGGTACACGTTATTGATGGGGGATGGCGGAGATTTGAAGCGAGGAGGTCAGTTTACAATCCCTATGACCTCCATACAAAAATTGGATCCCGATGTCAGAAAAACGATCAAGCCATCAGCAATGACGCGAAAGGCATCCACCAACGAGTGGTATATACTCTCGTCTATCGATAAATTGCTGCTTATTACTGATAGTGCCTTTCGTCCGCTGGAAGTCATCCGATTTTCGCGAGAGGATTTTGAACAGCCCGAAGGCATTGCCTTCGATGAACAAGAGAATTTATTTATTAGCAGTGAGGCTGGAAAGCAGAATCGCGGAAGGATTTATCAATTCAACAAAAAGTAG
- a CDS encoding efflux RND transporter periplasmic adaptor subunit, with protein MKKNIMLMGCVALFSFASCHNHENEKEEDARFLVSSPLITDTTIVKQYVSQVRSIRHIEVRSQERGYLEKVLVDEGQFVHKGQLMFQIMPKIYHAEYLKAQAETEATNIELQNIQTLADKNVVAPNELAMAKAKLKKAQAEMELASVHLGFTQITAPYDGIIDHLDLKLGSLVDEGDLLTNLSDNSTMWVYFNVPEAEYLNYKAHKSEQNLDQVQLMLANQDIYNQTGKVETIEADFNNETGNIAFRATFPNKENLLRNGQTGTILMSIPMQHAIIIPQKASFEIMDKKYVYVVDKDGKVLLTPIIIKAELPDLYIVQSGLKGDEKILLEGIRKVQNGDKIHFDYQEPRHVLSSLTLPSE; from the coding sequence ATGAAAAAAAACATCATGCTTATGGGCTGTGTTGCGCTATTTTCATTTGCCAGCTGCCACAACCATGAGAACGAAAAGGAAGAAGACGCTCGTTTTCTTGTTTCCTCCCCTTTAATTACTGACACAACCATCGTCAAACAGTACGTCAGCCAAGTACGATCTATCCGACATATTGAAGTACGTTCCCAAGAACGCGGCTATCTGGAGAAAGTACTCGTTGACGAAGGTCAATTTGTGCATAAAGGACAACTGATGTTCCAGATCATGCCTAAAATTTACCATGCCGAATACCTTAAGGCGCAGGCAGAGACCGAAGCAACAAACATCGAACTACAGAACATACAAACCTTGGCTGATAAAAATGTTGTGGCACCAAATGAACTCGCCATGGCCAAAGCCAAACTAAAAAAAGCGCAAGCGGAGATGGAGCTAGCATCCGTTCACTTGGGTTTTACGCAGATCACGGCTCCCTACGATGGTATTATTGACCATCTTGACCTCAAGCTGGGCAGCCTCGTGGATGAAGGCGATTTGCTCACCAACCTATCAGACAATAGTACCATGTGGGTTTACTTTAACGTTCCGGAAGCGGAATACCTCAACTACAAGGCACACAAGAGCGAACAGAACCTCGATCAGGTTCAATTGATGTTGGCTAATCAAGATATCTACAACCAAACGGGAAAAGTAGAAACAATCGAGGCTGATTTCAACAACGAGACTGGGAACATCGCTTTCCGAGCAACTTTCCCCAACAAGGAGAACTTGCTGCGCAATGGACAAACCGGCACCATCCTCATGTCTATCCCCATGCAACATGCCATTATTATCCCACAAAAAGCCAGCTTTGAAATCATGGACAAGAAATATGTCTATGTTGTTGACAAAGATGGGAAAGTGTTGCTCACGCCTATCATTATTAAAGCAGAACTTCCCGATCTGTACATTGTACAAAGCGGATTAAAGGGCGACGAAAAAATCCTGCTCGAAGGTATCCGTAAAGTACAGAATGGCGACAAGATCCACTTTGATTACCAAGAACCTCGACATGTTTTATCAAGCCTTACCTTGCCAAGCGAATAG
- a CDS encoding Pycsar system effector family protein, which yields MTAITMNYTATLDKAKQYIKKYFELEIGSYCFHDKTHTQDVVKAVEEMASYYELPESDRFIVLCSAYFHDLGYFTGGSKGHEARSIDIAKRFLEEEACPDHIVQQVANCIAATRMPQSPQNLLEQILCDADLFHLGSNAFEERNKLMHQEAEEAQGEKIEKGLWRGMTIMLLKHHHYHTDYAREKLDAKKQKNLETLLKKEKKTKDKSEDSKKPERGIETMFRITSSNNQRLSDMADNKANILLTVNSIILSMVVAILLRRLDNDQHLLYPTIFLMAVVVLTMIFAILSTIPKIPNGEFKVEQVAQKKVNLLFFGNFYRMSYPDYESGMNKAMLDSDLLYGMLTKDVYAQGVALGRKYRLLRYAYGIFMFGLIVSVLAFSFAVITY from the coding sequence ATGACAGCAATCACTATGAACTACACAGCTACTCTCGATAAAGCGAAACAATACATCAAAAAATATTTCGAATTGGAGATAGGAAGTTACTGTTTCCACGACAAAACACATACGCAGGATGTGGTAAAAGCGGTAGAGGAAATGGCATCATATTATGAACTGCCAGAGAGCGATCGTTTTATCGTGTTGTGCAGTGCTTATTTCCATGATTTAGGTTATTTTACGGGTGGAAGTAAAGGACACGAAGCTCGTAGTATCGATATAGCAAAGCGTTTTCTCGAAGAGGAAGCCTGTCCGGATCATATAGTGCAACAAGTGGCGAATTGTATTGCTGCGACACGTATGCCTCAGTCGCCTCAGAATCTTTTAGAGCAAATCCTTTGTGATGCAGATCTCTTTCATCTCGGCAGTAATGCATTCGAAGAACGTAATAAATTGATGCACCAAGAGGCAGAGGAAGCGCAGGGGGAGAAAATTGAGAAAGGATTATGGCGTGGTATGACCATCATGCTCCTCAAACATCATCATTATCACACTGACTACGCCCGTGAAAAACTGGACGCCAAGAAACAGAAGAATTTGGAAACATTGCTGAAAAAGGAAAAAAAGACGAAGGATAAATCGGAAGATAGTAAAAAACCGGAACGAGGCATTGAAACGATGTTTCGTATTACCTCGTCCAATAACCAACGTTTAAGTGATATGGCCGACAACAAAGCCAATATTCTGTTGACGGTCAACTCTATTATTTTATCTATGGTTGTGGCTATCTTATTGCGCCGATTGGATAACGATCAACATTTGTTGTATCCGACTATCTTTTTAATGGCAGTCGTTGTGTTAACAATGATATTTGCGATATTGTCTACCATCCCCAAAATTCCAAATGGAGAGTTTAAGGTGGAACAGGTAGCACAAAAAAAGGTAAACCTGCTTTTTTTTGGAAATTTTTATCGAATGAGCTATCCCGACTATGAGTCGGGAATGAATAAAGCTATGCTGGATAGCGACTTGCTTTATGGGATGTTGACCAAAGATGTTTACGCACAAGGGGTGGCCTTAGGACGTAAATATCGCCTATTACGCTATGCTTATGGCATTTTTATGTTTGGTTTGATTGTCTCTGTTTTGGCTTTTAGCTTTGCGGTGATAACTTATTAA